The following coding sequences lie in one Frigoribacterium sp. SL97 genomic window:
- a CDS encoding efflux RND transporter permease subunit, translated as MHLLSVFSLRNRALIALVTIVVAVFGGIALTSLKQELAPNVQFPQIAIVSSYPGATPEVVNEDVSTPIEQAVQIIPGLEGTSATSSTSQSTVSAEFTYGTDLDSAEQKIQSAINRLSLPDSVDTQVVTGSLDDLPVIQIAVTGYDSADSQALVDRLTTVTVPDLQKLDGVREASIYGDAGQRVTISPDQTALAAAGLTTAAFQDALDANGTLIPGGTLTQDGKTLSIQAGQRLTSVDEIRALPLLGGTSATTIGDVADVQLTGAPVTSISRVDGQDALTVAITKTLDANTVDVSQTVRDAIPGLASDLGDGVELSVVFDQAPFIQQSIDALAEEGLLGLVFAVIVILVFLLSIRSTIVTAISIPTSVLITFIGLQAADYTLNILTLGALTIAIGRVVDDSIVVIENIKRHLTAGVDRLEAIKVGVREVAGAITASTVTTVVVFLPLAFVGNITGELFRPFALTVTIALVASLFVALTIVPVLAYWFLRAPKAHKHAPGGETAAVEGATVESLTTRASDPSDTRPLDRLRRAYVPVLRGTLQRPVVTILVALLILVGTGAVIPFMKTNFLGASGQNTFSVTQTLPPASSLQTQSDAADRVEQVLEGVDGIETVQLTIGSSGTSIASFLGGSGDSTVTYSITTDESADQDALQADVRSRLDDVTDAGEIEVSASSGFGTSNDITVDVTAPDPDSLQTATDAVLKKVQGLPGTAEASSNLQAAQPVIGVQVDRVAAAALGYSEVAVGGIVSQAIQPFRVGSLEIDDSSVDVYTVDPTPPATIDELKALELPSPTGPVRLDSIATVEQTTGPTSVTTTDAVRSATVTITPSSDDLSAAGTEVSDAVAAVDLPDGTDATIGGATADQANAFSQLGLAVLIAILIVYIVMVATFRSLIQPLLLLVSIPFAATGAILLQLASGVPLGVASLIGVLMLVGIVVTNAIVLIDLVNQYREKGLRVREALLEGASRRLRPILMTAAATIFALTPMALGVTGHGGFISQPLAIVVIGGLVSSTLLTLVVLPVIYYLFERIGERRADRRAAESGEGAEAAEGAETAAARV; from the coding sequence GTGCACCTGCTGTCCGTCTTCAGCCTGCGCAACCGCGCGCTGATCGCCCTCGTCACCATCGTCGTCGCCGTCTTCGGCGGCATCGCCCTCACCTCGCTCAAGCAAGAGCTCGCGCCCAACGTGCAGTTCCCGCAGATCGCGATCGTCAGCTCGTACCCGGGGGCCACGCCCGAGGTCGTCAACGAGGACGTCTCGACCCCGATCGAACAGGCCGTCCAGATCATCCCCGGGCTCGAGGGCACCTCGGCGACCTCGAGCACCTCGCAGAGCACGGTCTCGGCGGAGTTCACCTACGGCACCGACCTCGACTCGGCCGAGCAGAAGATCCAGTCGGCGATCAACCGGCTCTCGCTGCCCGACTCCGTCGACACCCAGGTGGTCACGGGCAGCCTCGACGACCTGCCCGTCATCCAGATCGCCGTCACCGGCTACGACTCGGCCGACTCGCAGGCCCTCGTCGACCGGCTGACCACCGTCACGGTGCCCGACCTGCAGAAGCTCGACGGCGTCCGCGAGGCCTCGATCTACGGCGACGCCGGCCAACGCGTCACCATCTCGCCCGACCAGACGGCGCTCGCCGCCGCGGGGCTGACCACGGCCGCCTTCCAGGACGCCCTCGACGCCAACGGCACGCTGATCCCCGGCGGTACCCTCACGCAGGACGGCAAGACGCTGTCCATCCAGGCCGGTCAGAGACTCACGAGCGTCGACGAGATCCGCGCCCTGCCGCTCCTCGGCGGCACCTCGGCCACGACGATCGGCGACGTCGCCGACGTGCAGCTGACCGGCGCACCCGTCACCTCGATCAGCCGCGTCGACGGGCAGGACGCCCTCACGGTCGCCATCACCAAGACCCTCGACGCCAACACCGTCGACGTGTCGCAGACCGTGCGCGACGCCATCCCGGGCCTCGCCTCCGACCTGGGTGACGGCGTGGAGCTGTCGGTGGTGTTCGACCAGGCGCCGTTCATCCAGCAGTCGATCGACGCGCTCGCCGAAGAGGGGCTGCTCGGCCTCGTGTTCGCCGTGATCGTCATCCTGGTCTTCCTGCTGTCGATCCGGTCGACCATCGTCACCGCCATCAGCATCCCGACGAGCGTGCTCATCACGTTCATCGGGCTGCAGGCGGCGGACTACACCCTGAACATCCTGACCCTGGGTGCGCTGACGATCGCGATCGGCCGCGTGGTCGACGACTCGATCGTCGTCATCGAGAACATCAAGCGGCACCTCACCGCGGGCGTCGACCGGCTCGAAGCGATCAAGGTCGGCGTCCGCGAGGTGGCGGGTGCCATCACCGCGTCCACGGTCACGACCGTCGTGGTCTTCCTGCCGCTGGCCTTCGTCGGCAACATCACCGGCGAGCTGTTCCGGCCGTTCGCCCTGACGGTCACCATCGCGCTCGTCGCGTCGCTCTTCGTCGCGCTGACGATCGTGCCCGTGCTGGCGTACTGGTTCCTCCGGGCACCGAAGGCCCACAAGCATGCCCCGGGGGGCGAGACCGCCGCCGTCGAGGGGGCGACGGTCGAGTCGTTGACGACCCGCGCCTCCGACCCGTCCGACACCCGGCCGCTCGACCGCCTGCGTCGCGCGTACGTCCCGGTGCTGCGCGGCACCCTGCAGCGTCCGGTCGTGACGATCCTCGTGGCGTTGCTCATCCTCGTGGGCACGGGCGCCGTCATCCCCTTCATGAAGACGAACTTCCTCGGGGCGAGCGGTCAGAACACCTTCAGCGTCACGCAGACCCTGCCGCCCGCGTCGAGCCTGCAGACGCAGTCCGACGCCGCCGACCGGGTCGAGCAGGTGCTCGAGGGCGTCGACGGCATCGAGACGGTGCAGCTGACCATCGGCTCGAGCGGGACGTCGATCGCGAGCTTCCTCGGAGGATCGGGCGACAGCACCGTCACCTACTCGATCACCACCGACGAGAGCGCCGACCAGGACGCCCTGCAGGCCGACGTCCGGTCGCGGCTGGACGACGTCACGGACGCGGGCGAGATCGAGGTCTCGGCGTCGAGCGGGTTCGGCACGAGCAACGACATCACCGTCGACGTCACGGCACCCGACCCCGACAGCCTGCAGACCGCGACGGACGCCGTGCTGAAGAAGGTGCAGGGGCTTCCCGGCACCGCCGAGGCCAGCTCCAACCTGCAGGCGGCCCAGCCGGTCATCGGCGTGCAGGTCGACCGCGTCGCGGCCGCGGCCCTCGGCTACAGCGAGGTCGCCGTGGGGGGCATCGTGTCGCAGGCCATCCAGCCCTTCCGGGTGGGGTCGCTCGAGATCGACGACAGCTCGGTCGACGTCTACACGGTCGACCCGACGCCGCCGGCGACCATCGACGAGCTGAAGGCCCTCGAGCTGCCGAGCCCGACCGGGCCCGTGCGCCTCGACTCCATCGCCACGGTCGAGCAGACGACCGGGCCGACCTCCGTCACGACGACCGACGCGGTGCGTTCGGCGACCGTGACGATCACGCCGTCGAGCGACGACCTCTCGGCCGCCGGCACCGAGGTGTCCGACGCCGTGGCCGCCGTCGACCTGCCCGACGGGACCGACGCGACCATCGGCGGGGCGACGGCCGACCAGGCCAACGCCTTCTCGCAGCTCGGTCTCGCCGTGCTGATCGCGATCCTGATCGTCTACATCGTGATGGTGGCGACGTTCCGCAGCCTGATCCAGCCGTTGCTGCTGCTCGTGTCGATCCCGTTCGCGGCGACCGGGGCGATCCTTTTGCAGCTCGCCTCGGGGGTGCCGCTCGGGGTGGCGTCGCTGATCGGCGTGCTCATGCTCGTCGGCATCGTGGTGACCAACGCCATCGTTCTGATCGACCTCGTGAACCAGTACCGCGAGAAGGGTCTGCGCGTGCGCGAGGCGCTGCTCGAGGGAGCGTCGCGGCGGTTGCGGCCGATCCTCATGACGGCGGCGGCCACGATCTTCGCGCTCACCCCGATGGCGCTCGGCGTGACCGGGCACGGCGGCTTCATCTCGCAGCCGCTCGCCATCGTCGTGATCGGCGGGCTCGTGTCGTCCACCCTGCTGACGCTCGTGGTGCTGCCCGTCATCTACTACCTGTTCGAGCGCATCGGCGAACGCCGGGCCGATCGACGGGCGGCGGAGTCGGGCGAGGGCGCCGAGGCGGCCGAGGGCGCCGAGACGGCTGCTGCCCGGGTGTGA
- a CDS encoding PLP-dependent aminotransferase family protein encodes MTNLDHGATTVSSRALGVLLDSWRASSVPGYLALADRIRLLVLDGRLPVGTRLPSERDLCAHLGVSRTTVAAAYAALRDSGHVDSVRGSGSVVRLPARASVPRPTTTEGLLDLTKAALPAVDGIAEAAQRAAGRLGAYLDDPGYDPVGRPVLREAIAERYRRRGLETSADQIVVTLGAQHAIALLARVLVSRGDRAVVEAPGYPHAFEALRGAGARLVPVSVTVDDGWDEAALMQTLRRTSPPVAYLMPDFHNPTGATMPADQRARVLEAAAAEGTVVIADETMAEMAIDDRRDAPSPMAAYGRAVTIGSVGKSLWGGLRIGWIRAERPLVERLVRARSAGDLGTPVLEQLVVAELLGDFDRVLEARAGHLRRGRDRVVHGLREAFPSWQVPSPAGGLTTWVGLGAPVSSQLTLAARREGLLLAAGPVFGIDGAFERFLRVPFSYADSDTDRALAALRAAWDGVDGVQAPTSPLLAEVV; translated from the coding sequence GTGACCAACCTCGACCACGGTGCCACCACGGTCTCGTCGCGGGCGCTCGGCGTCCTGCTCGACTCGTGGCGCGCCTCCTCGGTTCCCGGCTACCTGGCGCTCGCCGACCGCATCCGCCTGCTCGTGCTCGACGGCCGGCTGCCGGTCGGCACGCGCCTGCCGTCCGAACGCGACCTCTGCGCGCACCTCGGGGTCAGTCGCACGACCGTGGCCGCGGCCTACGCCGCCCTCCGCGACTCGGGGCACGTCGACAGCGTGCGGGGCAGCGGCAGCGTCGTCCGGCTGCCGGCCCGCGCCTCGGTGCCGCGTCCGACGACGACGGAGGGGCTGCTCGACCTGACGAAGGCGGCGCTGCCCGCGGTCGACGGCATCGCCGAGGCGGCGCAGCGGGCGGCGGGGCGGCTCGGAGCGTACCTGGACGACCCGGGCTACGACCCGGTCGGGCGGCCGGTGCTGCGCGAGGCGATCGCCGAACGGTACCGACGGCGGGGGCTCGAGACGAGTGCCGACCAGATCGTCGTGACCCTCGGGGCGCAGCACGCGATCGCGCTGCTCGCCCGCGTGCTGGTCTCGCGCGGCGACCGGGCCGTCGTCGAGGCGCCCGGCTACCCGCACGCCTTCGAGGCCCTCCGCGGCGCCGGCGCCCGCCTGGTGCCGGTCAGCGTCACCGTCGACGACGGCTGGGACGAAGCGGCGCTGATGCAGACCCTGCGGCGCACGAGCCCGCCGGTGGCCTACCTGATGCCCGACTTCCACAACCCCACGGGCGCGACGATGCCCGCCGACCAGCGGGCGCGCGTGCTCGAGGCGGCGGCCGCCGAGGGCACCGTCGTGATCGCCGACGAGACCATGGCCGAGATGGCGATCGACGACCGTCGCGACGCCCCCTCGCCGATGGCCGCGTACGGACGCGCGGTCACGATCGGCTCGGTCGGCAAGTCGCTCTGGGGTGGGCTGCGCATCGGCTGGATCCGTGCCGAGCGCCCGCTCGTCGAGCGGCTCGTGCGCGCCCGCTCGGCGGGCGACCTGGGCACCCCCGTGCTCGAGCAGCTGGTGGTCGCCGAGCTGCTCGGCGACTTCGACCGCGTGCTGGAGGCGCGGGCCGGCCACCTGAGACGAGGTCGCGACCGCGTCGTCCACGGCCTGAGGGAGGCGTTCCCGTCGTGGCAGGTGCCGTCGCCGGCGGGCGGCCTCACCACCTGGGTGGGGCTCGGGGCGCCGGTCAGTTCGCAACTCACCCTCGCGGCCCGCCGGGAGGGCCTGCTGCTCGCGGCCGGCCCGGTGTTCGGCATCGACGGGGCGTTCGAGCGGTTCCTCCGCGTGCCGTTCTCGTACGCCGACAGCGACACCGACCGGGCGCTCGCCGCCCTGCGCGCGGCGTGGGACGGGGTCGACGGGGTGCAGGCGCCGACCTCGCCCCTGCTGGCCGAGGTCGTCTGA
- a CDS encoding YczE/YyaS/YitT family protein — protein sequence MLLSRRLLQLFVGLTAYGFAIALMVRAGIGVAPWDVLSQGLVRHTGLTFGTVTFVTSLVVLLLWIPLRQRPRFGTIANTLMIGPVADLGLRVLPQQTEWWAQGLTFAGGLLLLAVASGLYIGADFGPGPRDGLMLGLHARLGWRVGVTRTVIELTVLAAGWLLGGQVGIGTAAEALLIGPLVAITLPLFARRRVATSVVAPARASSPA from the coding sequence ATGCTCCTCTCGCGTCGCCTGCTGCAATTGTTCGTCGGCCTCACCGCCTACGGCTTCGCCATCGCCCTCATGGTCCGCGCGGGCATCGGCGTCGCCCCGTGGGACGTGCTGTCACAGGGGCTCGTCCGCCACACCGGGCTGACGTTCGGCACCGTCACGTTCGTCACGAGCCTCGTCGTGCTCCTGCTCTGGATCCCCCTGCGCCAGCGACCCCGCTTCGGCACGATCGCCAACACCCTGATGATCGGTCCGGTCGCCGACCTCGGCCTGCGCGTCCTGCCGCAGCAGACCGAGTGGTGGGCACAAGGCCTGACCTTCGCGGGCGGCCTGCTGTTGCTCGCCGTCGCGAGCGGCCTCTACATCGGAGCCGACTTCGGGCCGGGCCCTCGCGACGGGCTCATGCTCGGCCTCCACGCCCGGTTGGGCTGGCGGGTGGGCGTCACGCGCACCGTCATCGAACTCACGGTCCTCGCCGCGGGGTGGCTGCTCGGCGGACAGGTCGGCATCGGCACGGCGGCCGAGGCCCTGCTCATCGGCCCGCTCGTGGCGATCACGTTGCCGCTCTTCGCCCGGCGCCGGGTGGCGACCTCCGTGGTCGCCCCGGCCCGCGCCTCCTCGCCCGCCTGA
- a CDS encoding LacI family DNA-binding transcriptional regulator, whose amino-acid sequence MTRVPTPRLPTVSDVASVAGVSRQTVSNVLNAPDIVRPDTRGRVERAIADLGYRPHASARRLRTRKSSTIGIRLDPVQNGISGAVLDRFLHAVTEQADARDHRILLYTAAGPDDEIAQFRRLLDGADVDGFVLTSTFFDDPRTEWLIDAGADFVTFGRPWGIDDMGDPQHRWVDVDGRAGLASTTDDLLDRGATHVAFLGWPAGSGAGDDRRRGWREALASRGTLDPASIDALDLAVEDSVPLASAAVRSVLDAGVAVDAVVCASDTLALGASVVLGSSVPVVGYDDTPVASALGLSSVEQPLVDVAGAVLSLLLDDSEPRHRLLRPRTVWR is encoded by the coding sequence ATGACTCGGGTTCCGACACCGCGCCTCCCGACCGTCAGCGACGTCGCCTCGGTCGCGGGGGTGTCGCGGCAGACCGTCTCGAACGTGCTGAACGCGCCCGACATCGTCCGACCCGACACGCGGGGCCGGGTCGAGCGGGCGATCGCGGACCTCGGCTACCGGCCGCACGCGTCGGCGCGACGATTGCGCACCCGCAAGAGCTCGACCATCGGCATCCGGCTCGACCCCGTGCAGAACGGCATCTCGGGCGCGGTGCTCGACCGGTTCCTGCACGCGGTCACCGAGCAGGCCGACGCTCGCGACCACCGCATCCTGCTGTACACGGCGGCCGGGCCCGACGACGAGATCGCCCAGTTCCGCCGCCTGCTCGACGGCGCCGACGTCGACGGGTTCGTGCTCACCTCGACGTTCTTCGACGACCCGCGCACCGAATGGCTGATCGACGCCGGCGCCGACTTCGTCACCTTCGGTCGGCCCTGGGGGATCGACGACATGGGCGACCCGCAACACCGCTGGGTCGACGTCGACGGACGCGCCGGCCTCGCCTCGACGACCGACGACCTGCTCGACCGGGGTGCGACGCACGTGGCCTTCCTCGGCTGGCCTGCCGGCTCGGGCGCCGGGGACGACCGGAGGCGCGGGTGGCGCGAGGCGCTCGCGTCACGGGGCACGCTCGATCCGGCCTCGATCGACGCGCTCGACCTGGCCGTCGAGGACTCGGTGCCGCTCGCCTCGGCTGCGGTCCGGTCGGTGCTCGACGCGGGAGTCGCGGTGGACGCCGTGGTGTGCGCGAGCGACACCCTCGCGCTCGGGGCATCGGTCGTGCTGGGGTCATCGGTGCCGGTCGTGGGCTACGACGACACCCCGGTCGCCTCGGCGCTCGGCCTGTCGAGCGTCGAGCAACCGCTCGTCGACGTCGCAGGAGCCGTGCTCTCGCTGCTGCTCGACGACAGCGAGCCGCGGCACCGGCTGCTGCGGCCCCGCACCGTCTGGCGCTGA
- a CDS encoding sugar ABC transporter substrate-binding protein — MRRRTTRLAAAAALTTISALALTACGSGFSEGSGAASDGALTSSDDSLTVLIGSSGDAETKAVTDAVASWSDDSGTGAEVSVASDLPQQLSQGFASGEPADVFYVSTDTLAGFAGNGSLLAYGDQLANEGDFFPTLVDSFTLDDRFYCAPKDFSTLGLIINTDMWAAAGLSDADVPTDWDSLKAVAAKLTTADHVGLAFSPEYARVGAFMAQAGGAVTTADGTEATLDSSENVEALTYVKDLLTSGDAAFSSDLGAGWGGEAFGTGKAAMTIEGNWITGALTNDYPDVSYQVAELPAGPGGQGTLQFTNCWGIAADSPNQQAAVDLVEQLTSTDQQLAFADAFGVMPSIQSAADTWKSDNPDQAAFLDSVEFAQGTPTQDGSAAVISDFNSQLSGLKDGDPKTILESAQKNFEAILQ; from the coding sequence ATGCGACGACGCACGACCCGCCTGGCGGCAGCAGCCGCCCTCACCACCATCTCGGCCCTGGCTCTCACGGCCTGCGGCTCCGGCTTCAGCGAGGGGTCGGGCGCCGCGAGCGACGGCGCCCTCACCAGCAGCGACGACTCGCTGACCGTGCTGATCGGCTCGAGCGGAGACGCCGAGACGAAGGCCGTCACCGACGCCGTCGCGAGCTGGTCCGACGACTCGGGCACCGGCGCCGAGGTCAGCGTGGCCTCCGACCTGCCGCAGCAGCTCAGCCAGGGCTTCGCCTCGGGCGAGCCGGCCGACGTGTTCTACGTCTCGACCGACACGCTCGCGGGCTTCGCCGGCAACGGCAGCCTGCTGGCCTACGGCGACCAGCTCGCCAACGAGGGCGACTTCTTCCCGACCCTCGTCGACAGTTTCACGCTCGACGACCGGTTCTACTGCGCGCCCAAGGACTTCTCGACCCTCGGCCTGATCATCAACACCGACATGTGGGCCGCGGCCGGCCTGTCCGACGCCGACGTCCCGACCGACTGGGACTCGCTGAAGGCGGTCGCCGCGAAGCTCACGACGGCCGACCACGTGGGCCTGGCCTTCAGCCCCGAGTACGCCCGGGTGGGCGCGTTCATGGCGCAGGCCGGCGGCGCGGTGACCACCGCCGACGGCACCGAGGCGACGCTCGACTCGTCCGAGAACGTCGAGGCGCTGACCTACGTGAAGGACCTGCTGACCAGCGGCGACGCCGCGTTCTCGAGCGACCTCGGCGCGGGCTGGGGCGGCGAGGCCTTCGGCACGGGCAAGGCGGCGATGACCATCGAGGGCAACTGGATCACCGGCGCACTCACCAACGACTACCCCGACGTGTCGTACCAGGTGGCCGAGCTGCCCGCCGGCCCCGGCGGCCAGGGCACGTTGCAGTTCACCAACTGCTGGGGCATCGCCGCCGACAGCCCCAACCAGCAGGCCGCCGTCGACCTCGTCGAGCAGCTGACGAGCACCGACCAGCAGCTCGCCTTCGCCGACGCGTTCGGCGTCATGCCCTCGATCCAGTCGGCCGCCGACACCTGGAAGTCCGACAACCCCGACCAGGCCGCGTTCCTCGACTCGGTCGAGTTCGCCCAGGGCACGCCCACGCAGGACGGGTCCGCCGCCGTGATCAGCGACTTCAACTCGCAGCTCTCCGGCCTGAAGGACGGCGACCCGAAGACGATCCTCGAGTCCGCGCAGAAGAACTTCGAGGCGATCCTCCAGTAA
- a CDS encoding carbohydrate ABC transporter permease: MTAISTKAPRRRSAVSRGEGLSGWLFVSPVLIVLGLFLAVPVLMALWVSVSDWTGRGSPFAAGVGFVGAQNYRDLLGGGGLAERDFGLSLRNNAWYVILVVPIQTAVALLLAVLVNRQVLRGRGFFRTAFYFPSVTSSVAITVLWLFLFSQSGAVNKLLSFVGITGPAWFNDASGVLHNLLAVVGVTQPPALLADHTALGVSWWDWLAGPSVAMSAFILMAVFTTSGTFMLLFLAALQNLGGDVQEAAMMDGASGWQRFWRITLPQLRPTLFTVLTLGLIGTWQVFDQIYTGTQGGPQKTTLTPAYLSYTSAFGEQEWGRGAAIAFVLFVIIVALTILQRIVLRERAVSKRRTRLYTTGVER; encoded by the coding sequence ATGACCGCGATCTCGACCAAGGCCCCCCGCCGGCGCAGCGCCGTCTCGCGCGGCGAGGGCCTCTCGGGCTGGCTGTTCGTCTCGCCCGTGCTGATCGTCCTGGGCCTCTTCCTGGCCGTGCCCGTCCTGATGGCCCTCTGGGTCAGCGTCTCGGACTGGACCGGCCGGGGCTCCCCCTTCGCGGCCGGCGTCGGCTTCGTCGGGGCGCAGAACTACCGAGACCTGCTCGGCGGCGGCGGCCTGGCCGAGCGCGACTTCGGCCTGAGCCTGCGCAACAACGCCTGGTACGTGATCCTCGTCGTGCCCATCCAGACCGCCGTGGCTCTGCTGCTCGCCGTGTTGGTGAACCGCCAGGTGCTGCGCGGCCGCGGGTTCTTCCGCACCGCGTTCTACTTCCCGTCGGTGACCAGCTCGGTCGCCATCACCGTCCTGTGGCTGTTCCTGTTCTCGCAGAGCGGCGCGGTGAACAAGCTGCTCTCGTTCGTCGGCATCACCGGGCCCGCGTGGTTCAACGACGCCAGCGGCGTGCTGCACAACCTGCTCGCCGTCGTCGGCGTCACGCAGCCCCCGGCCCTGCTGGCCGACCACACCGCCCTCGGCGTCAGCTGGTGGGACTGGCTGGCCGGGCCGTCGGTCGCGATGTCCGCGTTCATCCTGATGGCCGTCTTCACCACCAGTGGCACGTTCATGCTGCTCTTCCTGGCGGCCCTGCAGAACCTCGGTGGCGACGTCCAAGAGGCCGCGATGATGGACGGCGCGAGCGGCTGGCAGCGCTTCTGGCGCATCACGCTGCCGCAACTGCGACCGACGCTCTTCACGGTCCTCACCCTCGGCCTCATCGGCACCTGGCAGGTCTTCGACCAGATCTACACGGGCACCCAGGGCGGCCCGCAGAAGACCACGCTGACGCCCGCCTACCTCTCGTACACCTCGGCGTTCGGCGAACAGGAGTGGGGTCGCGGCGCGGCCATCGCCTTCGTGCTGTTCGTCATCATCGTCGCCTTGACGATCCTGCAGCGCATCGTGCTGCGCGAACGGGCCGTGTCGAAGAGACGCACCCGGCTCTACACGACAGGAGTCGAGCGATGA
- a CDS encoding carbohydrate ABC transporter permease, with protein sequence MTTTAPIADRTNPSSPVAPPPAPPHPAGREPRSTRRIAGTSVLYAVLIVIAAIYILPFLINVATSFKTDPEAASDPLALIPITPTVAAYRQLFLNSDFPTWFQNSAIVTIVVTLGRVFFNSLAGYALARLQFRGRNVIFVLLIGVMAVPTVVLLIPKFLVINQLGMYDSYSGMIVPLLTDAAGVFIMKNFFESIPRSVEEQARIDGAGTFRVFWSIVLPMARPALVTIIILSFQGSWNELSHFIVSTQSPELTTLTKGVASLASGQLSQGSQYPIKLAAAAVMTIPVAIVFFVFQRRIMNASAGAVKE encoded by the coding sequence ATGACCACGACCGCACCGATCGCCGACCGGACGAACCCCTCCTCGCCGGTCGCGCCTCCCCCGGCCCCACCTCACCCGGCCGGGCGCGAGCCCCGCAGCACGCGACGCATCGCCGGCACCTCGGTGCTCTACGCCGTGCTGATCGTCATCGCGGCGATCTACATCCTGCCGTTCCTGATCAACGTGGCGACGTCGTTCAAGACCGACCCCGAGGCGGCCTCCGACCCGCTGGCGTTGATCCCGATCACGCCGACGGTCGCCGCCTACCGCCAGCTGTTCCTCAACAGCGACTTCCCGACCTGGTTCCAGAACTCGGCGATCGTGACGATCGTGGTGACGCTCGGGCGGGTCTTCTTCAACTCGCTCGCCGGCTACGCCCTGGCGCGGCTGCAGTTCCGGGGGCGCAACGTCATCTTCGTGCTGCTGATCGGCGTGATGGCGGTGCCGACGGTCGTGCTGCTCATCCCGAAGTTCCTGGTGATCAACCAGCTCGGCATGTACGACTCGTACTCGGGCATGATCGTGCCGCTGCTGACCGACGCCGCCGGGGTCTTCATCATGAAGAACTTCTTCGAGTCGATCCCGCGCAGCGTCGAAGAGCAGGCGCGCATCGACGGCGCCGGCACCTTCCGGGTCTTCTGGTCGATCGTCCTGCCCATGGCTCGCCCGGCCCTCGTGACGATCATCATCCTGTCGTTCCAGGGGTCGTGGAACGAGCTCTCGCACTTCATCGTGTCGACCCAGTCGCCCGAGCTGACCACCCTCACCAAGGGCGTCGCGAGCCTCGCCTCGGGGCAGCTGAGCCAGGGGTCGCAGTACCCGATCAAGCTCGCGGCCGCCGCGGTCATGACGATCCCGGTCGCCATCGTCTTCTTCGTCTTCCAGCGCCGCATCATGAACGCCAGCGCCGGGGCCGTCAAAGAGTGA